TTTATGATTCGTTTATTGTTTCTGGATAAATCTTAGGGTGTCCCTTCACGCCATGACTTACATTGTTGCGTTGACCGGCGGCATCGGCAGCGGTAAATCAACCGTCGCCAATGCTTTTGCGCGTCATGGCATCGTGATCGTCGATGCCGACATCATCGCCCGTCAGGTTGTAGAACCCGGCACGCCGTCATTGGCGGCCATCACCGCGCATTTTGGCCATGGGATACTCCAGCCGGATGGCGCTTTGGATCGCGCCGCGCTGCGTCAGCGTATCTTCAGCCAGCCAGATGAAAAACGCTGGCTGAATCAACTGCTACACCCGGTGATACAGCAGGAAACACAGCGCCAGCTGGCGCTGGCCGACAGCCCCTATGCGCTCTGGGTGGTACCGTTACTGGTAGAAAACCAGCTCCAGTCACGCGCCGATCGGGTCGTGGTGGTCGATGTCGACAGCGATACCCAGTTGCTCAGAACTATCGCCCGCGACGGCGTCAGCCGTCAGCAGGCACTCAATATTTTATCTGCCCAAGCGACGCGCGAGCAGCGCCTGGCAGCGGCGGACGACGTGATCGACAACAGCGGCGCCGCACAAGAGATAGAATCACACGTAGCCGCCTTGCATCGCCGCTATCTGGACCTTGCGGCATCAGCAAAACGACAGGATTAAACCGAATGAGTGACGCTTCTCCAACCGTTCTCTTTGAACACCCGTTGAATGAAAAAATGCGTACCTGGCTGCGAATCGAATTTTTGCTGCAACAGTTACATGGCCACCGGGCATTGAGCGATACCGCCATCGCCCTGACCTTTTTCCGTACCGTTTCCGATCTGCTGGACGTGCTGGAGCGCGGCGAAGTCCGCACCGAGCTGGCGAAAGAACTGGAACGCCAACAGCAAAAACTGCTGCAGTGGGCCGACGTGCCCGGCGTTGATATGTCGCTGATCGAACAGTTACGCACCCAGTTAAAAGCGCTTTCTTCACGCCTTATCGCCGCGCCGCGCATGGGCCAGCCGCTACGTGAGGATAAGCTCATCAGTCTGGTGCGCCAACGTTTAGGCATTCCCGGCGGCTGCTGCAGTTTCGATCTGCCAACGCTGCATATGTGGATGCACGTACCCCAGTCAGAGCGCGATGCCGACGTCGCCCAGTGGCTGGAAACCCTGGATCCGTTGCATCAGGCGCTG
The nucleotide sequence above comes from Serratia rhizosphaerae. Encoded proteins:
- the coaE gene encoding dephospho-CoA kinase (Dephospho-CoA kinase (CoaE) performs the final step in coenzyme A biosynthesis.); this encodes MTYIVALTGGIGSGKSTVANAFARHGIVIVDADIIARQVVEPGTPSLAAITAHFGHGILQPDGALDRAALRQRIFSQPDEKRWLNQLLHPVIQQETQRQLALADSPYALWVVPLLVENQLQSRADRVVVVDVDSDTQLLRTIARDGVSRQQALNILSAQATREQRLAAADDVIDNSGAAQEIESHVAALHRRYLDLAASAKRQD
- the zapD gene encoding cell division protein ZapD: MSDASPTVLFEHPLNEKMRTWLRIEFLLQQLHGHRALSDTAIALTFFRTVSDLLDVLERGEVRTELAKELERQQQKLLQWADVPGVDMSLIEQLRTQLKALSSRLIAAPRMGQPLREDKLISLVRQRLGIPGGCCSFDLPTLHMWMHVPQSERDADVAQWLETLDPLHQALTMILSLIRQSGPFRNQISLNGFYQDNAEDADLLRLRIDLSHQLYPQISGHKTRYAIRFLSLDGDHTQVPERLTFDLACC